In a single window of the Rhodopirellula bahusiensis genome:
- a CDS encoding NAD(P)/FAD-dependent oxidoreductase — protein sequence MSVASPPDSTSDSASAANPNTANDGTPSTNWLVIGGGVMGLQVARDLIDRGQKVTIAEAAPTFGGLTSAWSLGDVVWDRFYHVTLLSDTKLRDLLTDLGLESQMDWVETKTGFYSGGQLISMSNTAEFLKFPPLNLIQKLRLGGTIFYASKIKNWRRLEKLSVEKWLRRWSGKGVFEKIWQPLLQAKLGEAYKQTSAAFIWAHTARMYKARRSGMKTEMFGYVPGGYATILDKWVGWLKDRGARTLTSSPARQVRKLDSGQFEVDFGDGRIEKFDNVVSTIASPVIADTVPQLSDEEKKRHRGIRYLGVVCASMLMKKPISEYYVTNITDTWVPLTAVIEMSTIVNSEKQLGGNHLVYLPKYLPDDHEGLNESDEDYKEKCLSTLEKMYDHFSRDQVIDFKIARAKYVAALATIDYSTRLPDIVTSVPGFYALNSAHIVKGNLNVNETITLGEEKFTEEVWPDYQRRVAT from the coding sequence ATGTCGGTTGCCTCCCCGCCTGATTCGACATCCGATTCCGCCTCCGCCGCCAATCCAAACACCGCAAACGATGGAACGCCCAGCACCAACTGGCTGGTCATCGGTGGTGGTGTCATGGGATTGCAGGTCGCTCGTGACCTGATCGATCGAGGCCAAAAAGTCACGATCGCCGAAGCCGCACCAACATTCGGTGGCTTAACGAGTGCATGGAGTCTCGGCGATGTGGTTTGGGATCGCTTCTACCACGTGACGTTGCTTAGCGACACGAAACTGCGAGACCTTCTGACCGACCTCGGTTTGGAATCGCAAATGGATTGGGTCGAAACCAAAACCGGTTTCTACTCGGGCGGCCAACTGATCTCGATGAGCAACACGGCGGAGTTCCTGAAATTCCCGCCGCTGAATCTGATTCAGAAACTGCGACTCGGCGGAACGATCTTCTACGCCTCCAAGATCAAAAACTGGCGTCGGCTCGAAAAACTGTCGGTTGAAAAGTGGTTGCGTCGTTGGTCGGGCAAAGGCGTCTTTGAAAAAATCTGGCAGCCGCTCCTGCAAGCCAAACTCGGCGAAGCCTACAAGCAAACCTCCGCCGCGTTCATCTGGGCCCACACTGCTCGCATGTACAAAGCCCGCCGCAGCGGCATGAAGACGGAGATGTTTGGCTACGTGCCCGGCGGCTATGCGACGATTCTGGATAAGTGGGTTGGATGGCTGAAAGATCGCGGGGCTCGAACGCTCACGTCGTCTCCGGCACGCCAAGTCCGCAAGCTCGATAGCGGTCAATTCGAAGTGGACTTCGGTGACGGTCGAATTGAAAAATTCGACAACGTTGTTTCTACCATCGCGTCGCCGGTGATCGCCGACACGGTGCCGCAACTTTCCGACGAAGAGAAAAAACGACATCGCGGGATTCGATACCTCGGCGTCGTCTGCGCTTCGATGCTGATGAAGAAACCAATCAGCGAGTACTACGTCACCAACATCACCGACACCTGGGTCCCGCTGACCGCTGTGATCGAGATGTCGACGATCGTGAATTCGGAAAAGCAATTGGGTGGCAATCACTTGGTCTATCTGCCCAAGTACTTGCCGGATGATCACGAGGGCCTGAACGAATCCGACGAAGACTACAAAGAGAAATGTTTGTCGACGCTCGAGAAAATGTACGACCATTTCTCGCGTGATCAGGTCATCGATTTCAAGATCGCTCGTGCCAAGTACGTCGCGGCTCTCGCCACGATTGATTACTCAACACGATTGCCTGACATTGTGACCAGCGTCCCTGGCTTTTACGCTTTGAACTCCGCTCACATCGTCAAAGGCAATTTGAACGTCAACGAGACGATCACTTTGGGCGAAGAAAAGTTCACCGAAGAAGTCTGGCCCGACTACCAACGACGTGTCGCAACATAA
- a CDS encoding molybdenum cofactor guanylyltransferase: MPHAALPRLLGVLLAGGLSSRMGTPKALLPHPNGGTFLTHSLNRLQSVCADDVVVNLASQADRDPFRLPASVASISDSLPALGPAMGVCVGMLHAESNGYQGCLFTPVDLPDLLAGDLTSLINTWREQPTKILLARQTDPERLQPLVGIYPVGYLDQIQGVVESKHRSLYRFLQSTDHRTVDLPASRLRNVNTPADRDASVDRNLPSE; this comes from the coding sequence ATGCCCCACGCCGCTCTACCTCGATTGCTCGGCGTGTTGCTCGCCGGCGGGCTCTCATCACGAATGGGAACGCCGAAGGCATTGTTGCCACATCCAAATGGCGGCACGTTTCTAACGCACAGCCTCAACCGCCTGCAGTCGGTCTGCGCCGACGATGTCGTCGTCAACTTGGCTTCCCAAGCCGATCGAGACCCATTCCGGTTGCCAGCATCGGTCGCTTCAATATCGGATTCGCTGCCTGCCTTGGGACCAGCGATGGGAGTATGCGTCGGCATGCTGCACGCCGAATCAAACGGCTACCAAGGATGCTTGTTCACCCCGGTGGATTTGCCCGACTTGTTGGCCGGTGATTTGACAAGCTTGATCAATACCTGGCGTGAACAGCCGACGAAGATTTTACTTGCCCGGCAAACCGATCCCGAACGCCTGCAACCTCTGGTCGGAATCTATCCGGTTGGATATCTGGATCAAATCCAAGGCGTTGTTGAGTCAAAGCATCGCAGCCTGTATCGGTTCCTACAATCGACCGACCATCGAACCGTCGATCTTCCAGCATCACGCCTTCGCAACGTCAACACGCCAGCGGATCGAGACGCATCCGTCGACCGCAATCTCCCCTCTGAATAA
- a CDS encoding molybdopterin molybdotransferase MoeA: MKATRHFAFDSPEEAIDALALRLGTTGVQRVEIGEHSPSQTLHRRVLAAPIHADRDSPAADVSAMDGYAIRESDLLKEGPIAVTGESVPGSPPPPASDTGVIRIFTGAIIPDGCDRVIHREHTDETTGASMPDSSSLGQIQWTDKAKSIPSGANIRRQGENLSAGSTAVKAGLELTSPRLAALTNFGIQQVDLHTPVRVAVLTTGDELASATNSDQSPLPPWKIRNSNASALLGLLTNQPWIECASPMHAIDEPAALLTAVQHAIEHHDVVLMTGGVSMGDYDYVPRILREAGAEIVFHKLPLRPGKPILGAVHQSESKSTLILGLPGNPVSATMGARRFAMPLIRKLAGMTNWEEFAPLVMLGEVSEKTLPLYWLRGVRMTQPGLAALVIGKGSGDVATLAGTDGFIEMPPHADSAGPWPYFAW, encoded by the coding sequence ATGAAGGCCACTCGCCATTTCGCGTTCGACTCACCCGAAGAAGCCATCGATGCACTGGCCCTGCGACTCGGGACAACCGGCGTCCAACGCGTCGAGATTGGCGAACACAGTCCATCCCAAACGCTTCATCGCCGAGTTCTCGCCGCGCCAATTCACGCCGACCGCGACAGCCCCGCGGCGGACGTGTCGGCGATGGATGGATACGCGATTCGTGAATCGGACTTGTTGAAAGAAGGACCGATCGCAGTGACCGGCGAAAGCGTCCCCGGTTCACCTCCACCGCCCGCATCCGACACCGGTGTCATTCGAATTTTCACCGGAGCGATCATTCCGGATGGTTGCGACCGGGTGATCCATCGAGAACACACCGATGAAACCACGGGGGCTTCAATGCCCGATTCCAGTTCGCTCGGCCAAATCCAGTGGACAGACAAAGCCAAGTCGATCCCATCGGGAGCCAATATTCGACGCCAGGGAGAAAACCTTTCTGCGGGCTCGACCGCGGTCAAGGCAGGCTTGGAATTGACCTCTCCGCGGCTCGCTGCGTTGACCAACTTTGGCATTCAACAAGTCGACCTCCACACGCCTGTTCGTGTCGCGGTGTTGACGACCGGAGATGAATTGGCATCCGCCACAAACTCGGATCAATCGCCATTGCCGCCCTGGAAGATTCGAAACAGCAACGCGTCGGCGTTGCTCGGATTGCTGACCAACCAACCTTGGATTGAGTGTGCGTCTCCGATGCACGCAATTGACGAACCCGCCGCACTTCTGACCGCGGTGCAGCATGCCATCGAGCATCATGACGTGGTGCTGATGACCGGCGGAGTTTCGATGGGCGACTACGACTACGTGCCTCGAATCTTGCGAGAAGCCGGCGCGGAGATCGTCTTTCACAAACTTCCGCTGCGACCTGGCAAACCGATCTTGGGCGCCGTTCACCAAAGCGAATCCAAATCAACGCTGATCCTGGGACTGCCCGGTAACCCGGTCAGTGCAACGATGGGAGCCCGCCGATTCGCGATGCCACTGATTCGCAAATTGGCCGGCATGACAAACTGGGAGGAGTTTGCTCCGCTGGTGATGCTGGGAGAGGTCAGCGAGAAAACACTGCCGTTGTACTGGCTGCGAGGCGTCCGAATGACCCAGCCTGGCCTTGCGGCATTGGTGATCGGCAAAGGCTCGGGCGATGTCGCCACACTCGCCGGGACTGACGGCTTCATCGAGATGCCACCGCATGCCGATTCCGCCGGACCGTGGCCATACTTCGCTTGGTAA
- a CDS encoding ammonium transporter translates to MLSRTLVVVCLLTCILGVPLVGPPVSSVIAQDDVVESTSPESSTPETEPVEPTASAEESDAAEESEAPTLESLQAGVDEALLAGHNGWMLVCCALVLFMTAPGLAMFYGGLVRRKNVLSVMMQCIFLMGMMTVLWALYGYSFAFGGAGGWFGNFDYLFMEGVQRYWDDDLGAAVTPMEGSMTRMTHMLFQGMFFIITPALICGAFAERMKFSAMVVFSILWGTFIYCPLTHWVWDEGPLSYFAGDKALAGGALDFAGGTVVHISSGISALVAALLIGPRMGYPREPLQPHNLTYTALGAAMLWVGWFGFNAGSELASDDLTASAFAVTHFSAAAGAVAWVMLEWLVLGKPTVLGASSGAVAGLVCITPAAGFVQPMPALIMGALAGGICYWACSTLKHKLRYDDALDAFGVHGVGGTLGAILTGVFATRAAWDVSDGVPIGLIESGGDFTLVIGQIVAVLVTYVFAGLGSLILLKLIDIFIGLRVPAESEQRGLDISDHGEEGYQFA, encoded by the coding sequence ATGTTGTCACGCACGTTGGTTGTTGTTTGTTTGCTCACGTGCATTCTCGGAGTGCCGCTGGTCGGCCCGCCGGTTTCGAGCGTGATCGCCCAGGACGACGTGGTGGAATCCACTTCGCCAGAAAGCTCGACACCCGAGACTGAACCGGTTGAGCCGACAGCTTCTGCCGAGGAATCGGACGCCGCTGAAGAGTCCGAAGCTCCGACGCTGGAAAGTCTGCAAGCCGGAGTCGATGAGGCTTTGCTGGCCGGCCACAACGGATGGATGCTGGTTTGCTGTGCGTTGGTGTTGTTCATGACCGCCCCGGGTCTGGCAATGTTTTACGGCGGTTTGGTCCGTCGCAAAAACGTTCTCAGCGTGATGATGCAGTGCATCTTCTTGATGGGAATGATGACGGTGCTTTGGGCGCTTTACGGATACTCATTCGCGTTTGGTGGCGCCGGTGGTTGGTTCGGCAACTTTGATTACTTGTTCATGGAAGGCGTGCAGCGGTACTGGGACGACGACCTTGGTGCGGCCGTCACACCGATGGAAGGATCCATGACCCGAATGACTCACATGTTGTTCCAAGGCATGTTCTTCATCATCACACCGGCTCTGATCTGTGGTGCGTTTGCTGAACGGATGAAGTTCAGTGCGATGGTGGTCTTTTCGATCCTCTGGGGCACGTTCATCTATTGCCCGCTGACCCACTGGGTTTGGGACGAAGGACCACTTTCGTACTTCGCGGGTGACAAAGCCTTGGCTGGTGGAGCACTCGACTTCGCGGGCGGAACGGTTGTTCACATCAGCAGTGGTATCTCGGCTTTGGTCGCGGCGCTGCTGATCGGTCCTCGGATGGGTTACCCACGCGAACCTTTGCAGCCGCACAACCTGACCTACACGGCACTTGGTGCCGCGATGCTGTGGGTCGGATGGTTCGGTTTCAACGCGGGCAGCGAACTCGCATCGGACGATTTGACCGCCAGCGCTTTCGCAGTGACGCACTTTTCAGCTGCGGCCGGGGCGGTTGCTTGGGTGATGCTCGAGTGGTTGGTCCTTGGCAAACCGACGGTTCTCGGTGCCAGCAGTGGTGCGGTTGCCGGATTGGTTTGCATCACTCCCGCCGCTGGATTTGTGCAGCCAATGCCGGCTTTGATAATGGGCGCTTTGGCCGGTGGCATTTGCTACTGGGCCTGTTCGACGCTGAAGCACAAGCTTCGCTACGACGATGCGTTGGATGCGTTTGGTGTCCACGGAGTCGGCGGAACACTCGGTGCGATCCTGACCGGTGTTTTCGCGACTCGTGCGGCATGGGACGTCAGTGACGGCGTGCCGATCGGATTGATTGAATCGGGTGGCGACTTCACGTTGGTTATTGGCCAAATCGTTGCCGTGTTGGTCACTTACGTGTTCGCTGGATTGGGAAGTTTGATTCTTCTCAAGCTGATCGACATCTTCATCGGTTTGCGAGTTCCTGCTGAAAGCGAGCAACGTGGTTTGGATATTTCGGACCACGGCGAAGAAGGCTATCAGTTCGCCTGA
- a CDS encoding PDZ domain-containing protein: MRSVSLIHQSTKIAGFALFLALIPVAHAATPEEIAAQIESLSSDSYLRRENATNALLKAGSAAIEPLVKVLKRGDLETTQRAIGILQSIAMARPILEGDSDHPKLARPDSEQPDAWESLLTLSTMGGSRGERATMAIEEITHVRRSQTVQTLSMQGALIGVKEFVYGATTNLQRVVEINEAYQGDDSLLELLRWVDRVEFARIEGPAIRQDVLKGVTQMPDLKTLSLLYGDINMETMKVIGDLESIDHLEFRYVPLNEELLDAIATLPIRISLTLNGTDLSSDQVDALRQTLPGLNIEFKRGGFLGVRCNDSFNECIIQSVVDDSGAEVAGLQRDDVIIRANGEPVKKFADLQAVINTRDPGQTIRIGYRRLNVEYETDAKLGKLTEPN, encoded by the coding sequence ATGCGTTCCGTTTCTTTGATCCACCAAAGCACGAAAATTGCTGGCTTTGCGCTCTTTTTGGCCCTCATTCCGGTCGCCCACGCCGCCACACCAGAGGAAATTGCCGCTCAAATTGAAAGCTTGTCCAGCGATTCATATTTGCGACGCGAGAACGCCACCAACGCACTTCTGAAAGCGGGTTCCGCCGCAATCGAGCCCTTGGTCAAAGTGCTCAAGCGGGGCGACCTGGAGACCACCCAGCGTGCGATCGGAATCCTGCAATCGATCGCCATGGCTCGGCCGATCCTGGAAGGCGATTCCGATCATCCCAAATTGGCGCGTCCTGATTCCGAGCAACCTGACGCGTGGGAGTCGCTACTGACCCTGTCGACGATGGGCGGCAGTCGCGGTGAACGAGCCACGATGGCGATCGAAGAAATCACTCACGTCCGTCGCTCTCAAACCGTTCAAACCCTATCGATGCAAGGCGCCCTCATCGGCGTCAAAGAATTCGTCTACGGCGCCACGACCAACCTGCAACGCGTCGTGGAAATCAACGAAGCCTACCAGGGCGACGACTCGCTACTGGAACTCTTGCGTTGGGTCGACCGCGTTGAGTTCGCCCGCATCGAAGGCCCCGCCATTCGACAAGACGTGCTGAAGGGCGTGACCCAGATGCCTGACCTCAAAACTTTGTCGCTGCTCTACGGCGACATCAACATGGAAACAATGAAGGTCATCGGCGACTTGGAATCGATCGATCACTTAGAGTTCCGCTACGTTCCGCTCAACGAAGAACTGCTCGACGCCATCGCGACGCTTCCGATTCGCATATCGCTCACACTCAACGGCACCGACCTTTCATCCGATCAGGTCGACGCACTGCGGCAAACCTTGCCGGGTCTGAACATCGAATTTAAACGTGGCGGCTTCTTGGGAGTCCGCTGCAACGACTCATTCAATGAATGCATTATCCAAAGTGTGGTTGACGACAGCGGCGCCGAAGTTGCTGGCCTGCAACGCGACGATGTGATCATTCGTGCCAACGGCGAACCCGTCAAAAAATTCGCGGACCTGCAAGCGGTAATCAACACGCGGGATCCTGGGCAAACGATTCGAATTGGGTACCGTCGCTTGAATGTCGAGTATGAAACCGACGCCAAACTTGGCAAACTGACCGAACCCAACTAG
- the mutY gene encoding A/G-specific adenine glycosylase has product MRKRLLTWFSDNARDLPWRRDHSPYRVWISEIMCQQTQVATVLPYFERFLSTYPTIRNLADADENQLMRMWEGLGYYRRARSLHAAAKKMVEEHDGEFPESFDDVLALPGIGRYTAGAIQSISRNQAFPILEGNTQRVFSRWIGLTVPPTEKIAQARLWELSDKMLPRRKSDDRSNGPAGFNQAAMELGALICSPRSPKCGECPVATICHANQQGLQDDIPGKISKVQYESRTEIAVVISRDDRYLVRTIPEGVRFAGMIDFPRAGPPEADDVVGMESWLAGQLGGDVTLGMRLKTIKHAVTRYRMTLHVHLGEWNVNSDRVAEDGPMPDSWQWATVDELADMPMSVTGRKIVRLLDRPQRSLFSEL; this is encoded by the coding sequence GTGCGCAAGCGACTGCTGACTTGGTTCTCGGACAACGCGCGTGATCTTCCCTGGCGACGCGATCACTCGCCGTACCGGGTTTGGATCAGCGAGATCATGTGCCAGCAAACTCAGGTGGCCACGGTTCTGCCGTACTTCGAACGCTTCCTCAGCACCTATCCAACGATTCGCAATTTGGCGGATGCGGACGAAAACCAACTGATGCGAATGTGGGAAGGGCTGGGTTATTACCGCCGCGCCCGATCGCTGCACGCCGCAGCGAAGAAGATGGTGGAAGAACACGACGGCGAGTTCCCGGAGTCCTTCGACGACGTGTTGGCATTGCCAGGCATCGGCCGCTACACCGCGGGAGCGATCCAGTCGATTTCTCGCAACCAAGCGTTTCCGATTTTGGAAGGCAACACGCAACGAGTCTTCAGCCGTTGGATCGGCTTGACCGTTCCGCCAACCGAAAAAATCGCTCAAGCCCGACTGTGGGAATTGTCGGACAAAATGCTGCCACGCCGAAAGTCAGACGATCGGTCCAACGGCCCGGCGGGATTCAACCAAGCCGCGATGGAACTGGGCGCTTTGATCTGTTCTCCTCGCTCGCCAAAGTGCGGCGAGTGCCCGGTGGCGACAATCTGCCACGCCAACCAACAGGGACTGCAGGACGATATCCCGGGCAAAATCAGCAAGGTCCAATACGAGTCTCGAACCGAAATCGCCGTCGTGATTTCTCGCGACGATCGGTACCTCGTGCGAACAATTCCCGAAGGAGTTCGTTTCGCCGGGATGATCGATTTCCCTCGCGCCGGTCCACCCGAAGCCGACGACGTGGTGGGAATGGAATCGTGGTTGGCAGGCCAACTGGGCGGTGATGTGACGCTCGGAATGCGTTTAAAAACCATCAAACACGCGGTCACTCGCTACCGTATGACCTTGCACGTTCACCTTGGCGAGTGGAACGTGAACAGCGACCGCGTCGCAGAGGACGGACCGATGCCGGACTCCTGGCAGTGGGCAACGGTCGACGAGTTGGCGGACATGCCGATGAGTGTGACCGGGCGAAAAATCGTCCGCTTACTCGACCGGCCGCAGCGTTCTCTTTTCTCTGAACTCTAA
- a CDS encoding DUF1589 domain-containing protein, translating into MSRKSSLRRSRKPRSKLASHVGETNPPKRLCERGCELGQVITWHQANALEQSEACRTVARRSPP; encoded by the coding sequence GTGTCGCGAAAGTCGTCGCTCAGGCGGTCGCGAAAGCCGCGGTCGAAACTGGCGTCGCACGTCGGCGAAACAAACCCGCCGAAGAGATTATGTGAACGCGGCTGCGAGTTAGGCCAGGTTATCACCTGGCACCAAGCCAATGCTTTGGAACAAAGCGAGGCGTGCAGGACTGTGGCACGGCGGTCCCCGCCGTGA
- a CDS encoding malic enzyme-like NAD(P)-binding protein, whose amino-acid sequence MNQHSPSYAITIRLRYSDSPGAMGKITTAIGEADGAIGAVDIVNIRGGKISRDFTVNARDVDHGKRIVEHLRTVEEVEVVHTSDRVFLMHLGGKIEVLPKMPIKTRDDLSMAYTPGVARVCNAIAEDPDSSFALTIRQNTVAVVSDGSAVLGLGNIGPRAAMPVMEGKAMLFKEFANVDAFPICLDTQDTEAIIETVRQLAPTFGGINLEDISAPRCIEIEERLDKELEIPVFHDDQHGTAIVVLAGLKNSLLRVGKALPKIRIVVNGAGAAGTAIVKLLLISGAKDIVVCDREGAIHAGEPSQPDASKQWIADNTNPRGASGKLSEVIQGADVFIGVSAPNVLQTEDVAAMAADPIVFALANPDPEILPANAAPHVRIMATGRSDFPNQINNVLCFPGLFRGVLDVRATTINNEMKLAAAEAIAATIPESDLLDDYVIPSVFDRRVAKVVAQAVAKAAVETGVARRRNKPAEEIM is encoded by the coding sequence ATGAACCAGCACAGCCCGTCGTACGCCATCACGATCCGTTTGCGTTATTCCGATTCGCCCGGGGCGATGGGCAAGATCACCACCGCGATCGGCGAAGCGGACGGGGCGATCGGCGCAGTCGACATCGTCAACATTCGCGGTGGCAAAATCTCGCGTGACTTCACGGTCAACGCTCGCGATGTCGACCACGGCAAGCGGATCGTTGAGCACCTTCGCACGGTGGAAGAGGTCGAGGTGGTGCACACCTCCGACCGTGTCTTCCTGATGCACTTGGGCGGCAAGATCGAAGTGCTGCCAAAGATGCCGATCAAAACGCGGGACGATTTGTCGATGGCCTACACACCCGGCGTTGCTCGGGTATGCAATGCGATCGCGGAAGATCCCGATTCGTCGTTCGCTTTGACCATTCGGCAAAATACTGTCGCTGTGGTCAGCGATGGTTCCGCTGTTTTGGGATTGGGGAACATCGGGCCTCGCGCCGCCATGCCGGTGATGGAAGGTAAAGCGATGCTGTTCAAAGAATTCGCGAACGTCGACGCCTTTCCAATTTGCTTGGACACCCAAGACACCGAAGCGATCATTGAAACCGTTCGCCAGTTGGCTCCGACGTTTGGCGGAATCAACTTAGAAGACATCTCGGCACCACGCTGCATCGAGATCGAAGAACGGTTGGACAAAGAACTCGAGATCCCGGTCTTCCACGACGATCAACACGGCACCGCGATTGTGGTGTTGGCGGGACTGAAGAACAGTTTGCTTCGCGTTGGCAAAGCACTTCCAAAGATTCGCATCGTGGTCAACGGTGCTGGTGCTGCGGGAACCGCGATCGTGAAGTTGCTGTTGATCTCCGGTGCGAAGGACATCGTGGTGTGCGATCGCGAGGGAGCGATTCACGCGGGCGAACCCAGCCAGCCGGATGCATCGAAGCAGTGGATCGCTGACAACACCAACCCACGTGGTGCGTCGGGCAAGCTTTCCGAAGTGATTCAAGGAGCCGATGTGTTCATCGGTGTGTCAGCACCCAACGTTTTGCAGACGGAAGATGTGGCTGCGATGGCGGCCGATCCGATCGTGTTTGCGTTGGCCAATCCTGATCCAGAAATCTTGCCCGCCAACGCGGCTCCTCACGTCCGCATCATGGCGACGGGACGGAGTGATTTCCCTAACCAGATCAACAACGTGTTGTGCTTCCCGGGTTTGTTCCGAGGGGTGTTGGACGTCCGAGCGACGACGATCAACAACGAGATGAAATTGGCGGCCGCGGAAGCGATCGCGGCGACGATCCCCGAGTCGGATCTGCTGGATGATTATGTGATCCCCAGCGTGTTTGACCGTCGTGTCGCGAAAGTCGTCGCTCAGGCGGTCGCGAAAGCCGCGGTCGAAACTGGCGTCGCACGTCGGCGAAACAAACCCGCCGAAGAGATTATGTGA
- a CDS encoding magnesium chelatase, protein MDAPEARNLQQLIESGWKSKTVKQEIRDNFSRMLADREELFPGIVGYEDTVIPEISLALLAGHDMLFMGEKGQAKSRIMRQLVQFLDPWIPYIDHPDLPVHEDPLNPISSLGKRLVAEHSPEDIQIGWWHRSERYAERLSPGTKFADIIGEIDPAKLTGGVSMSAEEALSFGLIPRMHRGIFAMNELPELDDLVQVGLFNILEERDVQIRGYPIRFELDVMILFSANPSTYNRSGKVIPQLKDRIGTIVQTHYPSERTQGIEILQQEVGDDLGGPYPVHVPLFMYQIIEEITHQARQSKYIDQASGVSARFSLANFRTIVASARQRGIVHGESPAVPRISDLGHLYASSLGKLELDLMGTHQMSEKQVIDSVIAEAIQTVFGEYIEEHGLAEIAEIFRGGVRVEVGTMLPSSEYAERLQHVPPAWDRAFEVNASENEAMRASCVEFVLAGLYSLDKISRSQRHGKISYET, encoded by the coding sequence ATGGATGCCCCCGAAGCCCGCAATTTACAGCAATTGATCGAGAGCGGATGGAAGTCCAAAACGGTCAAACAAGAAATCCGCGACAACTTTTCGCGGATGCTGGCCGACCGCGAAGAGTTGTTTCCGGGCATCGTGGGATACGAAGACACGGTCATTCCGGAAATCAGTCTGGCTTTGTTGGCCGGTCACGACATGTTGTTCATGGGCGAAAAAGGCCAAGCGAAAAGCCGAATCATGCGGCAGTTGGTCCAATTTCTCGACCCGTGGATTCCCTACATCGATCATCCCGACCTTCCCGTTCACGAGGATCCGCTGAACCCGATTTCGTCATTGGGCAAGCGTTTGGTCGCCGAGCATTCGCCTGAAGACATCCAAATCGGGTGGTGGCATCGCAGTGAACGGTATGCGGAACGGTTGTCGCCAGGCACCAAATTCGCCGACATCATTGGCGAAATCGATCCGGCGAAACTGACCGGCGGAGTCAGCATGAGTGCCGAGGAAGCACTCTCGTTTGGCTTGATTCCGCGAATGCACCGCGGCATTTTCGCGATGAATGAATTGCCCGAGTTGGATGATTTGGTCCAAGTCGGTTTGTTCAATATCTTGGAAGAACGCGACGTGCAAATTCGCGGCTATCCAATTCGGTTTGAGCTCGACGTGATGATTTTGTTCTCGGCCAACCCGTCGACGTACAACCGGTCCGGTAAAGTCATTCCGCAGCTGAAGGATCGGATCGGGACGATCGTGCAAACTCACTACCCATCCGAACGGACGCAGGGAATCGAAATCCTGCAGCAAGAAGTTGGCGACGATTTGGGCGGTCCTTACCCGGTGCATGTGCCTTTGTTCATGTATCAGATCATCGAGGAGATCACCCACCAAGCTCGCCAGAGCAAGTACATCGATCAGGCGTCCGGCGTGTCAGCACGTTTTTCGCTGGCGAATTTCCGGACAATCGTCGCATCGGCTCGGCAACGCGGCATCGTGCACGGCGAGAGTCCCGCCGTTCCTCGGATCAGCGACCTCGGGCATCTGTATGCCAGTTCGCTTGGCAAGTTGGAATTGGATTTGATGGGCACGCATCAGATGTCTGAAAAGCAAGTGATCGACTCGGTGATCGCGGAAGCCATTCAAACTGTGTTCGGCGAATACATCGAAGAACACGGGCTGGCCGAAATCGCGGAGATCTTCCGTGGCGGCGTCCGAGTGGAAGTTGGAACGATGTTGCCGAGCAGTGAGTACGCGGAGCGTTTGCAGCATGTTCCGCCGGCATGGGACCGGGCGTTTGAGGTCAACGCGAGCGAAAACGAAGCGATGCGAGCTTCGTGCGTCGAGTTCGTTCTCGCGGGACTCTATAGCTTGGACAAAATCAGCCGCTCGCAACGCCACGGCAAGATCAGCTACGAAACTTGA
- the rpmF gene encoding 50S ribosomal protein L32 produces the protein MAVPKRKHSNSRTGKRRAHDHLKKRQVTYCPQCSTAVPTHVVCPKCGYYQGRTVVETTDQ, from the coding sequence ATGGCCGTCCCAAAACGCAAGCACTCCAACAGCCGTACCGGCAAACGCCGCGCCCACGATCACTTGAAAAAACGTCAAGTGACGTACTGCCCGCAGTGCAGCACCGCTGTTCCAACGCACGTCGTGTGCCCCAAATGTGGTTATTACCAAGGTCGAACTGTCGTTGAAACGACCGACCAGTAA